Proteins co-encoded in one Coregonus clupeaformis isolate EN_2021a chromosome 17, ASM2061545v1, whole genome shotgun sequence genomic window:
- the LOC121586844 gene encoding eukaryotic translation initiation factor 3 subunit I, translating to MKPILLQGHERSITQIKYNREGDLIFSVAKDTVANVWYSVNGERLGTYNGHTGALWCVDCDWDTKNVLTGSADNSCRLWDCETGKQLAMLNTSSAVRTCGFDFSGNIIMFSTDKQMGYQCFLNYFDLRDPQQIEDNQPYLTVPCAESKITSAVWGPLGEFVIAGHENGEINQFSAKSGEVLKKVKEHTKQINDIQTSVDLTMVITASKDCSSKLFDSTTLDHIKSFKTERPVNSAAISPIMDHVVMGGGQEAMEVTTTSTRIGKFEARFFHAAYEEEFGRVKGHFGPINCVAFHPDGKSYSSGGEDGYTRIHHFDPQYFDFELEA from the exons ATG AAACCCATCCTGCTACAGGGCCATGAAAGGTCTATCACACAGATCAAATACAACCGAGAGGGAGACCTGATCTTCTCTGTGGCCAAAGACACG GTAGCGAATGTGTGGTACTCTGTGAACGGGGAGAGGCTTGGAACTTACAATGGACACACTGGAGCTTTGTGGTGTGTTGACTGTGACT GGGACACCAAGAATGTGTTGACAGGATCGGCAGACAACAGCTGTAGACTATGGGACTGTGAGACAG GTAAACAGCTAGCCATGTTGAACACCAGCTCGGCTGTGAGGACCTGTGGCTTTGACTTCAGTGGCAACATCATCATGTTCTCCACAGACAAGCAGATGGGCTACCAGTGTTTCCTCAACTACTTCGACCTCCGCGACCCCCAGCAGATCG AGGACAACCAGCCGTACCTGACGGTGCCCTGCGCTGAGTCTAAGATCACCAGTGCTGTGTGGGGGCCTCTGGGAGAGTTTGTTATCGCTGGTCACGAGAACGGGGAGATCAACCAGTTCAGCGCCAAG TCTGGAGAGGTGCTGAAGAAGGTGAAGGAACACACCAAACAGATCAATGACATCCAGACCTCTGTTGATCTGACCATGGTCATCACCGCATCTAAAGACTGCTCCTCTAAG CTGTTTGACTCTACAACTCTAGATCACATCAAGTCCTTCAAGACAGAGAGACCCGTCAACTCTGCTGCCATCTCCCCCATCATGGACCAC gTGGTGATGGGAGGAGGTCAGGAGGCCATGGAggtcaccaccacctccaccaggaTCGGCAAGTTCGAGGCCAGGTTCTTCCACGCAGCTTACGAAGAGGAGTTTGGCAGGGTCAAGGGTCATTTTGGACCCATCAACTGTGTGGCGTTCCACCCGGACGGCAAGAG CTACTCCAGTGGAGGAGAGGACGGTTACACTAGGATTCATCACTTTGACCCCCAATACTTTGACTTCGAGCTGGAGGCGTAA
- the txlna gene encoding alpha-taxilin isoform X1 produces the protein MKKEDTEESATQGRDTAPPPPGTAVKDVSETSSQKDVLDTGNRPEPEPDRPSQADGAESSVAKVAAFPNTAESAALPAVPPVEEPASIPVSTIAEPVPLPVPVSTMADPVPVSIIADPVPLPVPTIADTVPLPVPVSTIADPAPLPVPVSTIADPVPVPVSTIADPAPLPVPVSTIADPAPLPVPVSTIAEPVPVPVSTIADLAPLPVPVSTIAEGVSSQCDMVEVLSRQLEDILNTYCLEDNGEDGVNLPNGQSHGPVLNGLANEKELDVKPEEVKVNAGGAEKEKVKLQEKKKVKGLGKEITLLMQTLNTLSTPEEKLSGLCKKYAELLEEQRNSQKQMRGLQKKQSQLVQETDNLKKEHSKAILARSKLESLCRELQRHNRTLKEDGVQRARVEEEKRKEVTSHFQVTLNDIQAQMEQHNERNTSLRQENSELAEKLKKLIQQYELREEHIDKVFKHKDLQQQLVDAKLHQAQELLIEAEDRHHREKDFLLKEAVESQRMCELMKQQEVHLKQQLSLYTEKFEEFQTTLSKSNEVFTTFKQEMEKMTKKIKKLEKETSMYRSRWESSNKALLVMAEEKTLQDREFDGLQGKVGRLEKLCRALQNERNELSKKVQGLSAGPEDNSPGAESPSLPSTDSQEPSPDPNTTTPSSPRPCSHGCHCGPELDTENQACAAPLTAQE, from the exons ATGAAGAAAGAGGACACTGAAGAGTCGGCCACGCAGGGCAGGGACACGGCACCACCACCACCTGGCACAGCGGTAAAAGATGTTTCAGAGACCAGTAGCCAAAAAGACGTTTTAGACACCGGCAACCGTCCAGAACCAGAGCCAGACAGACCTTCACAGGCTGATGGGGCTGAAAGTTCAG TGGCTAAGGTGGCTGCCTTTCCCAACACAGCAGAGTCTGCAGCCCTCCCTGCGGTCCCACCTGTAGAAGAGCCTGCTTCCATCCCAGTCTCCACCATAGCAGAACCTGTCCCCCTCCCCGTCCCAGTCTCCACCATGGCAGACCCTGTCCCAGTCTCCATCATAGCAGACCCTGTCCCCCTCCCCGTCCCAACCATAGCAGACACTGTCCCCCTCCCCGTCCCAGTCTCCACCATAGCCGACCCAGCCCCCCTCCCAGTCCCAGTCTCCACCATAGCAGAccctgtcccagtcccagtctccACCATAGCCGACCCTGCCCCCCTCCCAGTCCCAGTCTCCACCATAGCAGACCCTGCCCCCCTCCCCGTCCCAGTCTCCACCATAGCAGAAcctgtcccagtcccagtctccACCATAGCCGACCTTGCCCCCCTCCCAGTCCCAGTCTCCACCATAGCGGAGGGGGTGTCATCTCAGTGTGACATGGTTGAGGTGCTGAGCCGCCAGCTGGAGGACATCCTCAACACCTACTGCCTGGAGGACAACGGGGAGGACGGGGTTAACCTGCCCAACGGCCAATCACACGGCCCCGTGCTCAACGGCCTGGCCAATGAGAAGGAGCTGGACGTCAAGCCGGAGGAGGTCAAAGTGAATGCCGGCGGAGCGGAGAAGGAGAAGGTGAAGCTTCAGGAGAAGAAGAAGGTGAAGGGGCTGG GTAAAGAGATCACCCTGCTGATGCAGACCCTGAATACTCTGAGTACACCAGAGGAGAAACTGTCAGGCCTCTGTAAGAAGTATGCTGAGCTG ctGGAGGAGCAGCGGAACAGTCAAAAGCAAATGCGTGGCCTGCAGAAGAAACAGTCTCAGCTGGTGCAGGAGACGGACAACCTGAAGAAGGAACACAGCAAGGCCATCCTGGCGCGCAGCAAACTGGAGTCACTCTGTAGGGAGCTGCAAAGGCACAACAGAACACTCAAG GAGGACGGGGTGCAGCGTGCACgcgtggaggaggagaagaggaaggaggtGACATCACACTTCCAG GTGACTCTGAATGACATCCAGGCCCAGATGGAACAACATAATGAGAGGAATACCAGTCTGAGGCAGGAGAACTCTGAGCTGGCAGAGAAGCTCAAGAAACTCATCCAACAGTACGAACTACGAGAGGAG CACATTGACAAGGTGTTCAAGCACAAGGACCTGCAGCAACAGTTGGTGGACGCTAAGCTACACCAGGCTCAGGAACTGCTCATAGAGGCAGAGGACCGCCATCACAGAGAGAAGGACTTT cTGTTGAAGGAAGCGGTGGAGTCTCAGAGGATGTGTGAGTTGATGAAGCAGCAGGAGGTCCATCTCAAACAACAG CTGTCCTTATACACAGAGAAGTTTGAGGAGTTCCAGACCACTCTGTCCAAGAGCAATGAGGTGTTCACCACCTTCAAacaggagatggagaag atGACGAAGAAGATCAAGAAGCTGGAGAAGGAGACGAGCATGTATCGCTCCAGGTGGGAGAGTAGCAACAAAGCCCTGCTGGTCATGGCTGAGGAG AAAACTCTGCAGGACCGTGAGTTTGACGGCCTCCAGGGGAAGGTAGGAAGGTTGGAGAAGCTTTGCCGGGCACTGCAGAACGAACGCAACGAGCTCAGCAAGAAGGTCCAAGGCCTGAGCGCCGGCCCCGAGGACAACAGCCCAGGGGCCGAATCCCCTTCCCTACCCTCCACAGACTCCCAGGAGCCCAGCCcagaccccaacaccaccacccctAGCTCCCCCAGACCCTGCTCCCACGGCTGCCACTGCGGCCCAGAGTTGGACACTGAGAATCAGGCCTGTGCAGCCCCCCTGACTGCCCAGGAATGA
- the txlna gene encoding alpha-taxilin isoform X2 produces the protein MQTLNTLSTPEEKLSGLCKKYAELLEEQRNSQKQMRGLQKKQSQLVQETDNLKKEHSKAILARSKLESLCRELQRHNRTLKEDGVQRARVEEEKRKEVTSHFQVTLNDIQAQMEQHNERNTSLRQENSELAEKLKKLIQQYELREEHIDKVFKHKDLQQQLVDAKLHQAQELLIEAEDRHHREKDFLLKEAVESQRMCELMKQQEVHLKQQLSLYTEKFEEFQTTLSKSNEVFTTFKQEMEKMTKKIKKLEKETSMYRSRWESSNKALLVMAEEKTLQDREFDGLQGKVGRLEKLCRALQNERNELSKKVQGLSAGPEDNSPGAESPSLPSTDSQEPSPDPNTTTPSSPRPCSHGCHCGPELDTENQACAAPLTAQE, from the exons ATGCAGACCCTGAATACTCTGAGTACACCAGAGGAGAAACTGTCAGGCCTCTGTAAGAAGTATGCTGAGCTG ctGGAGGAGCAGCGGAACAGTCAAAAGCAAATGCGTGGCCTGCAGAAGAAACAGTCTCAGCTGGTGCAGGAGACGGACAACCTGAAGAAGGAACACAGCAAGGCCATCCTGGCGCGCAGCAAACTGGAGTCACTCTGTAGGGAGCTGCAAAGGCACAACAGAACACTCAAG GAGGACGGGGTGCAGCGTGCACgcgtggaggaggagaagaggaaggaggtGACATCACACTTCCAG GTGACTCTGAATGACATCCAGGCCCAGATGGAACAACATAATGAGAGGAATACCAGTCTGAGGCAGGAGAACTCTGAGCTGGCAGAGAAGCTCAAGAAACTCATCCAACAGTACGAACTACGAGAGGAG CACATTGACAAGGTGTTCAAGCACAAGGACCTGCAGCAACAGTTGGTGGACGCTAAGCTACACCAGGCTCAGGAACTGCTCATAGAGGCAGAGGACCGCCATCACAGAGAGAAGGACTTT cTGTTGAAGGAAGCGGTGGAGTCTCAGAGGATGTGTGAGTTGATGAAGCAGCAGGAGGTCCATCTCAAACAACAG CTGTCCTTATACACAGAGAAGTTTGAGGAGTTCCAGACCACTCTGTCCAAGAGCAATGAGGTGTTCACCACCTTCAAacaggagatggagaag atGACGAAGAAGATCAAGAAGCTGGAGAAGGAGACGAGCATGTATCGCTCCAGGTGGGAGAGTAGCAACAAAGCCCTGCTGGTCATGGCTGAGGAG AAAACTCTGCAGGACCGTGAGTTTGACGGCCTCCAGGGGAAGGTAGGAAGGTTGGAGAAGCTTTGCCGGGCACTGCAGAACGAACGCAACGAGCTCAGCAAGAAGGTCCAAGGCCTGAGCGCCGGCCCCGAGGACAACAGCCCAGGGGCCGAATCCCCTTCCCTACCCTCCACAGACTCCCAGGAGCCCAGCCcagaccccaacaccaccacccctAGCTCCCCCAGACCCTGCTCCCACGGCTGCCACTGCGGCCCAGAGTTGGACACTGAGAATCAGGCCTGTGCAGCCCCCCTGACTGCCCAGGAATGA